In Candidatus Schekmanbacteria bacterium, one genomic interval encodes:
- a CDS encoding SBBP repeat-containing protein: MEDVFVIKFDASGVKQWTRQIGTSSHDVAEGITTDKSGNIYITGTTEGGLDGNTYLGRYDIFIVKYDFLGEKQ, translated from the coding sequence ATGGAGGACGTTTTTGTAATTAAGTTTGATGCAAGTGGTGTAAAGCAGTGGACAAGACAAATAGGTACGAGTAGTCATGATGTTGCTGAAGGCATAACGACGGACAAATCGGGTAATATTTATATTACTGGGACTACAGAAGGTGGCCTTGATGGAAATACGTATTTGGGTAGATATGACATTTTTATTGTGAAGTATGATTTCTTAGGGGAAAAGCAGTGA